The bacterium DNA segment GTCACCATATTTATATAATCGGTTCTTTTTAATAATTGTCTATAGTATTTTCTCTTGTCGAATCTACCACGCCACATAATATATTTTCTATAATTACTATCAAATTTTGATTTAAATTTTATAACTTTTATAATTGGTTTCAGCTCATATATACCATGAGAAAATATATTGTTGCTTAACCAAGATTTAATTGCTATTTCTCTATACAGATTTTTATATGGAGTGGCACTCATGCCTATTAATCTTTTCGAATAACATTTCCCACATACAGTGGTGAATGTTTCTGGTCCTATTATACAATGAACTTCATCAAAAAATGTTACACCAAAATTAGAATTTTTCATTAATTCATCAAATTTATTTTCATCTTTTCTTATTTTTGCCAAAAAACTTTGAACAGTTGAAATTATAATTGGAAAATCAAGACACATTTTTTTATCAAGAATCCCAATGTCATCTTCTTTTAAATCGGAATGTTGTATAAATCTTTCTATCCACTGGTCAGCCAATGATAATTGATCTACAAAAATTAATGCCTTTTTCTTTAACATACTTATTGATTTAATAGCAACAACAGTTTTTCCAAATCCTGGAGGACATTTTATTATGCAACAATTATTTTTGATTATAAAGTCAACCGCATTTTTTTGAATTTCATTTCTAAAAATAACAGTATCGCCCATAATAATATTTTCACCATCAATTGAATTGTTTTCAATATCCGGCTTAACTATAAAATTTCTTGGTAATAATAATTCTTTTGATGTTTCACCGTATAACTTAACAGTTTTTGCTTTGGATGTTACAAATTCAAAATCCAATCTAGTTAAAGAATCGGTAATAAATTTATATTCATCCCTAGTGATCTCAGATTTATTTACATGCAACCAAGAATCAATATACATTCCACTTTCTCCTAATCAACATCTATTATTTCATCATAATCTTGGGATTTCCAAAATGTATTATGTGTTATTAAATAACAAGATTTTTCTTCACTGAAATCTTTCATTAATTTAACTGCGTTAGTTCCATTATCATCATCGAGATTATCAAATACCTCATCAAAAAATATTACGTTAGAAATTAGATTCGATCTTGATAATGCAAGATCATATAACGAAAACATCATCGCTATATCAATTATTCTTTTCTCCCCACCACTAAGTTTAACAAATTTTGTTTCTTTATTCTTATCTCCATCACGATATATCTTGCAACTTAATTTATTACGTTCTTCACCTTTCTGGGTATAATCTGTATTTTGAAGCATAACGTTAAAACCACAATTTAATTTTGTCAAATAATATTGCAATCTACTATTTAGAAATGGAATGCTGCGTCCTATAATTAAATTTTCAATTCCCTGCCTAGAAAATGCTTCGAGCCAAAATTTATAATATGAAGAATCAGTTTCCATTTTTTCCAAATTCTTTCCAAGCTCTACAATTCTATTCGTAATTTTTAATATCTCTTCAGATTTTTCATTTTTAATTTTACTTATATCGTTTTTTAATTTATCTATACTCGATAAAGAATTTTTGAGTTTGGTTTCCACCGCAACATATTCTTCTTTTTTGATATTCAAAGTTTTCAACTCATCTTTTAATAATTCTATTTTTTCACTGAGAGTATTTGATATTTTTTTATGATTCTTTAAAATATTTTCTTTTTCGGAATCAATCAACTCCAATTTAGTTTTATATATTTTTCTTGTATTTTCAATTCTAATCTCAAATAAATTTCTTCTATTAGAAATTTCTATTTCTTTATCTTTTAGAATTTTCTCGTATTTTTTATTTATATTTTCTTTTATGTTTTCTAAATTTTTCTTTATTTCAACTCTAGAATTATTAAGTTCATTGTATTTATTTTTATCTTTTTCGGCATCATTGTAAAATTTTGTTTTTATCTTAAATATTTCTTTTTCTTTATTTTCATTTAATTTTAAGATTTTTTCATTGAGTTCCTTTACTTCTTTTAATAATAATTTATTTTGTTTTTCCAAATTTTTTAATTCTTTATTAAATTCCGATATACATTCATCTAAACACTCTCTTGCACCATCATCCATTTTTCTCTGGCATACCGGGCATTTA contains these protein-coding regions:
- a CDS encoding DEAD/DEAH box helicase family protein, encoding MYIDSWLHVNKSEITRDEYKFITDSLTRLDFEFVTSKAKTVKLYGETSKELLLPRNFIVKPDIENNSIDGENIIMGDTVIFRNEIQKNAVDFIIKNNCCIIKCPPGFGKTVVAIKSISMLKKKALIFVDQLSLADQWIERFIQHSDLKEDDIGILDKKMCLDFPIIISTVQSFLAKIRKDENKFDELMKNSNFGVTFFDEVHCIIGPETFTTVCGKCYSKRLIGMSATPYKNLYREIAIKSWLSNNIFSHGIYELKPIIKVIKFKSKFDSNYRKYIMWRGRFDKRKYYRQLLKRTDYINMVTSLLKNAYDKNRKILVLSGLKNEYLKTIRTILIEKYEIDESEIGLFISKASRDELKKKIILSNYTMCYKGIDESSIDTLLFLSSVVSPTYIEQSIGRILRIDKNKQSPVVIDFLDTNFLELENEWKLRNEFYKFNGFEVECP